Proteins encoded within one genomic window of Streptomyces sp. NBC_01314:
- a CDS encoding ATP-binding protein: MNQETVAPDAELGSCIRNFSVRLSPTPRGARLARLLATEQLREWGLPLHPADHIVAELAANAATHGRIQGRDFDLTLYVIGATLRIEVTDTRGERLPRAQHASPDAESGRGLLLVEALADRWGTPPGRPPRKTVWAEVTLRQAPEPAPGYVSFGATGGLSPKNLGEKEPHQTPPLLPPGRPRHPRG, from the coding sequence GTGAATCAGGAAACCGTCGCCCCCGACGCCGAACTCGGCAGCTGCATCCGCAACTTCAGCGTGCGGCTGTCACCCACGCCACGCGGAGCCCGACTCGCCCGTCTCCTCGCCACCGAGCAACTGCGCGAGTGGGGGCTGCCGTTGCACCCGGCGGACCACATCGTCGCCGAACTGGCGGCCAACGCCGCGACGCACGGACGGATTCAGGGCCGCGACTTCGACCTGACGCTCTACGTCATCGGCGCCACGCTCCGTATCGAGGTCACGGACACGCGTGGTGAACGACTGCCCAGAGCCCAACACGCTTCCCCCGACGCCGAGTCCGGCCGAGGCCTCCTCCTTGTCGAGGCACTCGCCGACCGCTGGGGCACCCCCCCGGGGAGGCCGCCGCGCAAGACGGTCTGGGCCGAGGTCACCCTCCGCCAGGCACCGGAACCGGCACCCGGATATGTGAGCTTCGGTGCCACGGGCGGTCTTTCCCCAAAGAACCTGGGAGAGAAAGAACCCCACCAAACCCCACCCCTCCTCCCGCCCGGCAGGCCGCGTCACCCACGCGGGTGA
- a CDS encoding helix-turn-helix domain-containing protein — translation MDTQNPSAPSRAHARVGDNNHPNRQSHSGGGLIHEHTRHTARFTVIGNHLAQHPELSLLAIGLGAHIQSLPKGAHVDIKSLTARFKEGATRIAAALHELQDHGYLRRERVRIPGGRIITRTISCNQPGRTHSEDEPVGRDDVRRNSAPRKKKAPRKPLPAVPQPAYRSPTLLRTATDLLADLRRTDPRLLLSACDTAHLAPGVAAWLERDLTPTAVRHALTGDLPNEPLHRPAAFLAHRLTAQLPPLPPFRAPASPPSVHYEMTNCDGCDRGFRGPQGSRCRDCGPDHTTPDLMEAP, via the coding sequence ATGGATACGCAGAACCCTAGCGCGCCCTCGCGCGCCCACGCCCGGGTTGGCGACAACAACCACCCGAACCGGCAGAGCCACTCCGGCGGCGGTCTGATCCACGAGCACACCCGCCACACCGCCCGTTTCACGGTGATCGGCAACCACCTGGCCCAGCACCCGGAGCTGTCACTCCTCGCGATCGGGCTGGGAGCTCACATCCAGTCGCTGCCGAAAGGCGCCCACGTCGACATCAAGAGCCTCACCGCCCGCTTCAAGGAGGGCGCGACCCGGATCGCCGCCGCCCTGCACGAGTTGCAGGACCACGGGTACCTGCGCCGGGAGCGCGTACGCATCCCCGGCGGCCGGATCATCACCCGCACGATCTCCTGCAACCAGCCCGGCCGCACCCACTCGGAGGACGAGCCCGTAGGCCGGGACGACGTACGCCGTAACAGCGCGCCCCGGAAGAAGAAGGCGCCCCGCAAGCCCCTCCCCGCCGTCCCCCAGCCCGCCTACCGCTCCCCCACCCTCCTCCGGACCGCCACCGACCTCCTCGCCGACCTGCGCCGCACGGACCCCCGCCTTCTCCTCTCGGCCTGCGACACCGCCCACCTCGCGCCGGGCGTGGCCGCCTGGCTGGAGCGCGACCTCACCCCCACCGCCGTACGCCACGCCCTGACCGGCGACCTCCCGAACGAACCGCTCCACCGCCCGGCCGCCTTCCTGGCCCACCGGCTCACGGCCCAGCTGCCGCCCCTGCCACCGTTCCGTGCCCCGGCGTCACCGCCATCCGTTCACTACGAGATGACGAACTGCGACGGCTGCGACCGCGGCTTCCGGGGGCCGCAGGGGAGCCGCTGCCGCGACTGCGGGCCCGACCACACCACGCCTGACCTCATGGAGGCCCCCTAG